Proteins encoded in a region of the Streptomyces violaceoruber genome:
- a CDS encoding M15 family metallopeptidase — translation MPTATATGRPDTRLVVIRGNSASGKSSVAHGLRDHYGRGIAIVGQDVIRRNVLREHDTARGANIALLSTIARTALDAGFHVVLEGILYADRYGHMITSLVRDHRGVSRCYYLDVPLEATLIRHASKADAAYLAHVTDAHLTSWYRELDLLPGGLETVIPADSTLQDTIARIVRETDLTAAAPASPPQRNPSQEDSMIPPVLISDPQVAAIPVRECGEPLVDVRDHNVRVDPRKQDPLGAFAHVRDGVLARLKHARSLLPAGTDLLFIEGYRPLALQQRYFTEYRDELAAAHPDWTPEQLHRAASRYVSPPEIAPHSAGAAVDVTLVCQDGHELDLGTRVNASPEESDGTCFTHAPNLSDHARHHRTLLLNAMEGAGFTNYGTEFWHFSAADRYDALMRRQPHARYGPVELP, via the coding sequence GTGCCCACTGCGACAGCGACCGGGCGTCCAGACACCCGCCTCGTAGTAATCCGCGGCAACTCGGCGTCCGGCAAGTCGAGCGTGGCCCATGGCCTGCGAGATCACTACGGCCGCGGTATCGCGATCGTGGGCCAGGACGTGATCCGCCGGAACGTACTCAGGGAACACGACACCGCGCGAGGCGCCAACATCGCCCTGCTGAGCACGATCGCCCGCACAGCCCTCGACGCCGGCTTCCACGTCGTCCTCGAAGGGATCCTGTACGCCGACCGCTACGGCCACATGATCACGTCTCTGGTACGGGACCACCGCGGCGTGTCCAGGTGCTACTACCTGGACGTCCCGCTGGAAGCGACGCTGATACGGCACGCCTCAAAGGCTGATGCCGCCTACCTGGCGCACGTCACCGACGCCCACCTCACCTCCTGGTACCGCGAGCTGGACCTGCTGCCCGGCGGTCTGGAAACCGTGATCCCGGCCGACAGCACGCTGCAGGACACCATCGCCCGGATCGTACGCGAGACCGATCTGACCGCTGCCGCCCCCGCCTCGCCACCTCAGCGCAATCCGTCACAGGAAGACTCGATGATTCCTCCGGTGCTGATCTCCGATCCGCAGGTCGCGGCGATCCCCGTGCGCGAATGCGGAGAGCCACTCGTCGACGTACGCGACCACAACGTCCGTGTCGACCCCCGCAAGCAAGACCCTCTAGGTGCGTTCGCCCACGTCCGTGACGGCGTCCTGGCCCGGTTGAAGCACGCCCGCTCGCTCCTGCCCGCCGGCACCGACCTTCTATTCATCGAGGGCTACCGGCCGCTGGCCCTCCAGCAACGCTACTTCACCGAGTACCGCGACGAGCTGGCCGCCGCCCACCCTGACTGGACACCTGAGCAGCTGCACCGGGCCGCCAGCCGGTACGTGTCACCGCCAGAGATCGCGCCTCACTCCGCGGGCGCGGCCGTGGACGTGACCCTCGTCTGCCAGGACGGCCACGAGCTCGACCTCGGCACCCGCGTCAACGCCTCCCCCGAGGAGAGCGACGGGACCTGCTTCACACACGCCCCGAACCTCAGCGACCACGCGCGCCACCACCGCACCCTGCTGCTCAACGCCATGGAAGGCGCGGGATTCACGAACTACGGGACCGAGTTCTGGCACTTCTCGGCAGCAGACCGGTACGACGCCCTGATGCGGCGCCAGCCGCACGCGCGTTACGGACCGGTCGAACTGCCGTAG
- a CDS encoding NUDIX domain-containing protein, with amino-acid sequence MYGCLYIRDEHDRPVQLRSVYGSRLWQFPGGNLDAPGEDPLQTARRETVEETGLELTLNTPPLLLTHFLHAGPRQPLNKVGLIFDGGRLTAAQLDRIRLDPAEHDLWAVHDLATWQELMAPRASQTREQRASQPVNKATRLDAIERARRGEGPAYLITHT; translated from the coding sequence GTGTACGGCTGCCTGTACATCCGTGACGAACACGACCGTCCGGTCCAGCTCCGTTCGGTCTACGGCTCAAGACTCTGGCAGTTCCCCGGCGGCAATCTGGATGCCCCGGGCGAGGACCCGCTGCAGACCGCCCGGCGGGAGACGGTCGAGGAGACCGGCCTGGAACTCACCCTCAACACGCCGCCCCTGCTCCTGACGCACTTCCTCCACGCCGGACCACGCCAGCCGCTGAACAAGGTGGGGCTCATCTTCGACGGAGGCCGGCTGACCGCCGCCCAGCTCGACCGGATCCGCCTCGACCCCGCGGAACACGACCTGTGGGCCGTCCACGACCTCGCGACCTGGCAGGAGCTGATGGCCCCGCGCGCCTCCCAAACCCGTGAACAACGGGCTTCACAACCCGTGAATAAAGCCACGCGCCTCGACGCCATCGAACGAGCCCGACGCGGCGAAGGTCCCGCCTACCTGATCACACACACCTGA
- a CDS encoding ASCH domain-containing protein — MPDDTQQAIPAIPSPAAGDETPEHHMHLLGRYYRQVEAGRKTIEVRVATPGRRAVAVGDTLVFHDRDPGRELDVIAQRITPYPSFDDLLRSEDTARINPDGSPGELLANLRGIYPPDKEALGVLALAFDHRPARPGRPIPMTAEE; from the coding sequence ATGCCTGACGACACCCAGCAAGCCATCCCAGCCATCCCGAGCCCGGCGGCCGGAGACGAAACGCCCGAGCATCACATGCACCTTCTCGGGCGGTACTACCGGCAGGTGGAAGCAGGGCGCAAAACGATCGAAGTGAGGGTGGCCACCCCGGGCAGGCGCGCCGTCGCCGTGGGCGACACGCTCGTCTTTCACGACCGGGACCCCGGGCGGGAACTCGACGTCATCGCGCAGCGGATCACCCCGTACCCCTCCTTCGACGACCTGCTCCGCTCGGAGGACACCGCACGCATCAACCCGGACGGGTCGCCCGGCGAGCTGCTCGCCAACCTCCGCGGCATCTACCCGCCGGACAAGGAAGCCCTCGGCGTTCTCGCCCTCGCCTTCGACCACCGCCCGGCCCGGCCCGGCCGCCCTATCCCGATGACAGCCGAGGAGTAA